The following proteins are encoded in a genomic region of Micromonospora olivasterospora:
- a CDS encoding S-(hydroxymethyl)mycothiol dehydrogenase, with product MSQEVRGVISRSKGAPVEVATIVVPDPGPGEAVVRVQSCGVCHTDLHYREGGINDEYPFLLGHEAAGIVEQVGDGVTDVAPGDFVVLNWRAVCGVCRACRRGRPWYCFNTHNATRKMTLTDGTELSPALGIGAFAEKTLVHAGQCTKVDPAARPAAVGLLGCGVMAGLGAAVNTGAVSRGDSVAVIGCGGVGDAAVAGATLAGATTIIAVDTDSRKLDWARRFGATHTVNASEDDVVEAIRAATGGFGADVVIDAVGRPETWKQAFYARDLAGTVVLVGVPTPQMQVDLPLLDVFGRGGALKSSWYGDCLPSRDFPMLTALYLQGRLDLDAFVTEEIALDQVEQAFTRMHHGDVLRSVVVFP from the coding sequence GTGAGCCAGGAAGTCCGGGGAGTCATCTCACGCAGCAAGGGCGCGCCGGTGGAGGTGGCCACCATCGTGGTGCCCGACCCGGGGCCGGGTGAGGCGGTGGTCCGCGTCCAGTCCTGCGGGGTCTGTCACACCGACCTGCACTACCGGGAGGGCGGGATCAACGACGAGTACCCGTTCCTGCTCGGCCACGAGGCCGCCGGCATCGTCGAGCAGGTGGGCGACGGGGTCACCGACGTGGCGCCCGGCGACTTCGTCGTGCTCAACTGGCGGGCGGTGTGCGGCGTCTGCCGTGCCTGCCGGCGCGGCCGGCCCTGGTACTGCTTCAACACCCACAACGCCACCCGGAAGATGACCCTCACCGACGGCACCGAGCTGTCGCCGGCGCTCGGCATCGGCGCGTTCGCCGAGAAGACCCTCGTCCACGCCGGACAGTGCACGAAGGTGGACCCGGCCGCCCGGCCCGCCGCCGTCGGCCTGCTCGGCTGCGGCGTGATGGCCGGTCTCGGCGCGGCCGTGAACACCGGCGCGGTCAGCCGCGGCGACTCGGTGGCCGTCATCGGCTGCGGCGGGGTCGGCGACGCCGCCGTCGCCGGCGCGACGCTGGCCGGCGCGACGACGATCATCGCCGTGGACACCGACTCCCGCAAGCTCGACTGGGCCCGCAGGTTCGGCGCCACCCACACCGTCAACGCCTCCGAGGACGACGTGGTCGAGGCGATCCGGGCGGCCACCGGCGGCTTCGGCGCCGACGTCGTCATCGACGCCGTCGGCCGGCCCGAGACCTGGAAGCAGGCGTTCTACGCCCGCGACCTCGCCGGCACCGTGGTACTGGTCGGCGTGCCGACCCCGCAGATGCAGGTCGATCTGCCCCTGCTGGACGTCTTCGGCCGCGGCGGCGCCCTCAAGTCCAGCTGGTACGGCGACTGCCTGCCCAGCCGCGACTTCCCGATGCTCACCGCTCTGTACCTGCAGGGCCGGCTCGACCTGGACGCGTTCGTCACCGAGGAGATCGCCCTGGACCAGGTCGAGCAGGCGTTCACCCGGATGCACCACGGCGACGTGCTGCGCTCGGT